A genomic region of Solidesulfovibrio sp. contains the following coding sequences:
- the thyX gene encoding FAD-dependent thymidylate synthase, with product MKIVSPSFEVMELPNGNDLLRKIEAAGRTCYKSEDKVTETSSADFAKKLMKLGHLSVIEHVSATVRITCDRGVSHEIVRHRLASYSQESTRYANYSNKKFGGEISVVKPPFWDQNSHEYNLWVEAMENSEKAYLNLIKMGASPQQARSVLPNSLKTEIVVTCNIREWRHIFTLRCDKAAHPQMREIMIPLLTHFKTNIPILFDDIFDNVIEDTI from the coding sequence ATGAAAATAGTTTCTCCGAGCTTTGAGGTCATGGAACTGCCAAATGGGAATGATTTGTTAAGGAAAATAGAAGCGGCAGGGAGGACCTGCTATAAATCTGAAGATAAAGTAACTGAAACATCCTCCGCTGACTTTGCAAAAAAGCTAATGAAGCTTGGGCATCTTAGTGTGATTGAGCATGTTTCGGCAACAGTTAGAATAACTTGCGATCGAGGCGTAAGTCACGAAATTGTAAGACATCGCTTGGCTTCATACAGTCAAGAAAGCACACGATATGCTAACTATTCGAATAAAAAGTTTGGCGGAGAAATATCGGTTGTAAAGCCACCGTTTTGGGATCAAAATTCTCATGAATATAACTTATGGGTTGAAGCAATGGAGAATTCTGAAAAAGCTTATCTAAACTTAATAAAAATGGGGGCCTCGCCTCAACAAGCGAGAAGCGTCCTTCCTAATAGTTTAAAAACAGAAATTGTTGTAACCTGCAACATTCGAGAATGGCGTCATATATTTACTCTTCGCTGTGACAAGGCTGCTCATCCACAAATGCGAGAAATTATGATTCCACTTTTGACGCATTTCAAAACAAATATCCCTATTTTGTTTGATGATATATTTGATAATGTTATTGAAGATACGATCTAA
- a CDS encoding NAD+ synthase, with protein MAGIRLALCQLNPTVGDVGGNVRKVLSALEAARRAGADVAVFPEMVVSGYPPEDLLLKPDFLAACMDGAREVAGETRGLTAVFGCPWLEGDLVNAAVVAHDGALAGITAKRYLPNYGVFDENRYFATGRGSAVYDRDGFVFGVSVCEDIWYPGGPPAEQAHGGGARLLINISASPYHRGKGVSRERMLATRASDNGAFVAYANMVGGQDELVFDGHSVVFGPDGVLLARGKQFAEDLVLCDLDPDLPTRRRLLDPRCRKWEPALESCPGRLTLSPVGGSVRAPLAAGPIPELLGEVEEVYRALVLGTGDYVRKSGFPGVCIGLSGGIDSSLTAAIAADALGPENVMGIAMPTRFSSDDSLEDAQALAERLGIEFHVVAIEDIFKAFLSALSPLFGDRPFDVTEENVQPRIRGTLLMALSNKFGRLVLTTGNKSEVGVGYSTLYGDTAGGYAVIKDVPKTLVYALSRWRNGQAGTDLIPRRVLVKPPTAELRPNQKDSDSLPEYDDLDPVLAAYVEEGLSPGGMVTRGMDGAVVDRVTRLVDRNEYKRRQSPPGPKITTRAFGKDWRLPIVNRYAPERGGK; from the coding sequence ATGGCCGGTATTCGCCTGGCGCTTTGCCAGCTTAATCCCACGGTGGGGGACGTTGGCGGCAATGTCCGCAAGGTGCTGTCCGCCCTGGAGGCGGCCCGTCGGGCCGGGGCCGATGTGGCGGTTTTCCCGGAAATGGTCGTGTCGGGCTATCCGCCCGAGGATTTGCTGCTCAAGCCGGATTTCCTGGCCGCCTGCATGGACGGGGCGCGGGAGGTCGCCGGGGAAACCCGGGGGCTGACGGCGGTCTTCGGCTGCCCGTGGCTGGAGGGGGACCTCGTCAACGCCGCCGTGGTCGCCCACGACGGCGCCCTGGCCGGGATCACCGCCAAGCGCTATCTGCCCAATTACGGCGTGTTCGACGAGAACCGCTATTTCGCCACCGGCCGGGGCAGCGCGGTCTATGACCGGGACGGCTTCGTGTTCGGCGTCAGCGTGTGCGAGGACATCTGGTATCCCGGCGGGCCGCCGGCCGAGCAGGCCCATGGCGGCGGGGCCAGGCTGCTGATCAATATTTCCGCCTCGCCCTACCATCGGGGCAAGGGGGTCTCCCGGGAGCGGATGTTGGCCACCCGGGCCTCGGACAACGGCGCCTTCGTGGCCTATGCCAACATGGTCGGCGGCCAGGACGAGCTGGTCTTCGACGGGCACAGCGTGGTGTTCGGCCCGGACGGGGTGCTGCTGGCCCGGGGGAAGCAGTTCGCCGAGGACCTGGTGCTGTGCGATCTGGACCCGGACCTGCCCACGCGCCGGCGGCTGCTCGACCCGCGCTGCCGCAAGTGGGAACCGGCGCTTGAGTCCTGCCCGGGGCGCCTGACCCTGTCCCCGGTGGGCGGGAGCGTGCGGGCGCCTCTGGCCGCCGGGCCGATTCCGGAGCTTCTGGGCGAGGTGGAGGAAGTCTACCGGGCCTTGGTGCTCGGCACCGGGGATTACGTGCGCAAATCCGGCTTTCCGGGCGTGTGCATCGGGCTTTCGGGGGGCATCGACTCGTCGCTGACGGCCGCGATCGCGGCCGACGCCCTGGGGCCGGAGAATGTGATGGGCATCGCCATGCCGACACGGTTTTCGTCCGACGACAGCCTGGAGGACGCGCAAGCCCTGGCCGAGCGACTGGGCATCGAGTTTCATGTGGTTGCCATCGAGGACATTTTCAAGGCGTTTTTGTCGGCGCTTTCGCCGCTTTTCGGCGACCGTCCGTTCGATGTGACCGAGGAGAACGTGCAGCCGCGCATTCGGGGCACGCTGCTCATGGCGCTCTCCAACAAGTTCGGCCGGCTGGTGCTGACCACGGGCAACAAGTCCGAGGTGGGGGTGGGCTATTCGACGCTGTATGGCGACACGGCCGGCGGTTACGCCGTGATCAAGGACGTGCCGAAGACCTTGGTTTATGCGCTGTCGCGCTGGCGAAACGGGCAGGCCGGGACGGACCTCATTCCGCGACGGGTGCTGGTCAAGCCGCCGACGGCGGAGCTTCGGCCCAACCAGAAGGATTCGGATTCGCTGCCGGAATACGACGATCTCGATCCGGTGTTGGCGGCCTATGTGGAGGAGGGCCTTTCTCCGGGCGGGATGGTGACGCGGGGGATGGACGGGGCGGTGGTGGATCGGGTGACGCGTCTTGTGGACCGCAACGAGTACAAGCGTCGCCAGAGCCCGCCGGGTCCGAAGATCACGACGCGAGCGTTTGGCAAGGACTGGCGGCTGCCGATCGTGAACCGCTATGCGCCGGAGCGCGGAGGGAAGTGA